The Carassius gibelio isolate Cgi1373 ecotype wild population from Czech Republic chromosome B5, carGib1.2-hapl.c, whole genome shotgun sequence genome segment GCGTGACCCTTTTTATGTCATGGTTATGTCAGgttgtacactactgttcaaaagcttggagttGGTAGGGTTTTTTAAAGGAACCCTCTTTTGCTCATCAATGCagtatttatttgaccaaagatacagcaaaaacagtaatattgtgaaatagtatgaaaatattttttaaacgtatttatatatttaatatatatatgtaatttatctctgtgatgcaaagctgaattttcagcatcattatcatcatccttcagaaattattctaatcaatctgatttggtgctcaagaagcattttgTATCAtataataatgttgaaaaaggttgTGCTGCTTGACATTTTTGTGGAAGCTGTGATAACACTTTCTTCTGAACTATTTGATGAatgtaaagtttaaaagaacaccatttatttggaaTGGAAATCTTATGAATGTCCTTAATGTcactttgatcaattgaatgtgtccttgaaataaaagtattacgataaaagtaataatttctgaccccaaatttttgaatggtaatgtaaaaAACATGATATTCATAATTAATATTGACAAatttaataatatgtataatatatacaattatttttttaaatgtacttgaaAACAATGTTTAAGATGTGTACACACATATATCCAAGAGAACTTAAAAGATGAGTTTtagagattttctttttcatggaAACCCTTCATCTTTATCTTTGACCTTAAAAATATCCATTCTAGGAAGTGTAAATACCAAGTGCAAGTGTGAAGATGTCTCTCCAGACAGACTTGGTAGTAGTGTTGGTAGTGCAGATGGTGGAAACAGTGACCCTCCGCTGGTGGTATAAGATGTTGGCCCTCTGTAATCTCCATATGAATCAGGAGTGTAGTAGCTGTCGATGAAGGAAGGATATGTGGAGGGATGGTCATACGAGAAGGCCTTGCTTCCCAGTGCCGAAGAGTAAgtgtctggtgagtactgcttcATGGGATGGCAGAGCTCTGAGTCTGGGAGGAAGGATCTTCTCATACTGTAGTAACCAGGAAGCATATGCGACCCTGCAAGAGGAAGCAGGAAATTCTGTTAACTCCCTCATTCAAGATGAATTAGCCTCTCACTGAGCACACCTGACTATCTAATTAGATCTAGGACTGTATAAGCATTACCAGACGGACTCACCAGGCATTGGCACAAAAGCTGGCTGAGAGGAACTGCTGCTCGTCTGAAAACCAAAAACGTTAGAGAGTCAGTTGACACTAACACAGACtgtctatgtatgtgtgtttctcaTAAACTTCACTTAGGAAGACAGCGTGTAATGAATCTCCCCACAATGTAAAGGCAAAGAGAAACACAGAACCCCCTGTGGGTTGCTTCCTGTTTGCCTGATTTACAGCCAGTGAGAATATGGAGAAAAAGAGAGGAAGGCGCAAGTTTTAGTGCTTGTTCTGTTGAAAGCCAGGCAAATCATGTGGGAGGATATTTGAATATGATTTGCCAGTGTCACAACAGCGTTCCCCCCTCGCTCTGAATGTACACTTCCCTCCGGTGGAGTGTGTACTCTTCTCATGAGATTTTGCCACAAGGATCTAAAGAAATCATTGGATGACTGGGAACATATCCCAGTTGAGTCTGCAACGTGCCGGAGAAGAACGCAGTGGAATTAAGTTAATTTGTTTAGTAGATACCATTCTTTGTTAGAGACTCACAGTCAATTCATGCCACAATCTATAAAGTGAATTCTTATCATAGGTAACTATTTATTTCTATAAAGAACTAGTGCTTTTTATTAATCATGTAGAATATGTAATGTGTATCTCTATGCTACGCTGTTGTTCAGATATATATTGAGGCCAACCACCTCGTCTGAGGCATTTGCATGAACCGACTGGTCCATTAGTTTCAATAaggacagaaaacaaaacaacagcagaCAACAACCTGCAGCCAGAGTTCACCTGAGCACAAGGACTGTctgttcttttgtgttttgtagcAAATCCCTCAGTGATAACCTCGGTTAAGGCTTGGGTTTAACCGTCTACGGGCAACAATACCTGTCTGTGCACTTTCATGAAGGTAGATCTGATTTTGGCAGGTGTGCCTGatatttatcacaaaaaaaaaagtaacaaggaCATGACTAGCTTGGATGTGCTAAACCGTGTGGCTGTGTGAGCGACATCTTACACTTTATACTTAAATTTGTTTGTATGTTATATTCAGATACTCTCTGTTGTATCAAGACAGAGTAAATCACTTATGGATTATCTATATAGGGATTATCGAGATAATATGTGGGAAAATCAAACCAGGTGGTTAGAATAATGGCTAACTTACACTGAATCGGGGTGCATTTGTTTGTCGTAATCGCTTCTCTGCAAGAAGATCTTTGACCGTATGCTTGACTCTGACACCTTGGTATACTCTCTTGGAATACTCTGTGGGGAGAAAGAAATGTATTTGCAAATGTTTATGGCATTAAGAAATAAAGTATAACAAAGCACTACAAAGATCATGTTTGTATAAAATGGTGCTGTCATGTTTGTATAAAATTTATCTGAATACAACTGTTCCAAAAACTGTCCACATTGATGGAAGTCTTTTTTGTGATAAAAGAATATCACATGGGCATATCTCTTttgataaaattaaaataatgtcacagTAAGGCTGTTTTAAGTATCTTTTACGTAATTTCACACAAAGAATGCGGAATATTAACTACTAGTTTCATAgtcataatgtaatatttttgaagTCATCGTAAATAGTTATTAGTTTTATGTTATATTGTTTAAATCAATGATGAATCATGAATTGTTATACCTAAACCTATgcaatcattctgatattctgatctTGTTTGTCTTGATTTTCAATGTGATTATACTCAATATATAGGTTACCCCAGAAACTCTTATTCAAGGGGTTTTGAATCTgcactgaaaaactaaaaatcatGTAGAAACAATGTATTACTCAGAAATTGGTAGTAAATTCCACAATTACCTACCAAGAAATTGCAATTAATAGATTGAATTAAAATTCTGAATTACAAAGACTGAAAAACGACTTtactaatatttgttttatttacaacttctatAACAAAACTTCAAAACTTATCACAGTGGTTTCTTCTGACCTGCATATTAATATCCAGTAATACAGACATAAGCAAACTGAATTACTGTtgattcaaactttttttttgttttgattaaaactttataataaatatttttttttacactataaaatatttttaggttATTGTAAATAAACTGTGAATGAAATTTCTTAGACCATGTACAACAGAGGTTCTTGAAATAAAGTCTTCATGCAAATAGGAtctataaaatgtgttaaatataaacttatatgCGTTTTAAACAGTTCGTATTTCTTATAAATAAGTCCATACCTTTATACCACTCAAGAAATTGATTCATGGTCTTAAGTTTTCTTTTGTTGAGGGCATTGTTTAGGGGTGTAACCTGTGAGTAAAGCAGGTGTAATGCACTGTAAGTGCTCTTGATTAACCGCTGTGCGTGGAGTTTAATCATTTACACGGAATATAAACATTGTTAGAGTTCATTTCTTCATCTACTTAGTGGAGATTACATTCCTGTAGAGCAGTACAACTCTGTTCAAACATTACCCACTCAGTGGCTTATACATTTCAATAGAAAACAACACAAGTAAAATGTGTATCTCTAGATTCAGAGTTCCTGCTGTAAATCTTTCAATGTAAAGTAACTGGGAGCACACACTTATGTACACACCCAAGCCTGAGGAAAAATCATTGCAAAACATTTAGTGTTAAACACACAACATTATAGCTTATGCAGTATTGACATAGTTTTAGATCTTAAGGTTTTAAATTCAGATCCTTAGGGAAACAGAAGTTCTCAGCGATAGACTAATATCTTTCTCAGACACACACCTGTGGTTTAGGGTGTGCACACACTGTCGTTTAGCCCGATGTCATAATCCACCCCTTAACAGCCATAAATGACAGTACTTGACATATAGAAAGAGACAAGAGAGGGCTTGAAATGCTTACTGTTGTGGGATAGATGGCAGAAAACGACTACATTTAATCATATATTTAATACACACTTTGGTCTCTAAGAACACTGTTATAGTCACCTGACTCAAAACAAATTCTTAGAAAACAAAAGAGTGTCAAAAACAATGATGTACacacatgattatttatttattgtttatttatttaccattccTGTTACCTTTTAACAAGAAATTACATTAATCACAACTTAGTTTATGAAAACTCCAACTTCCAAAGCACTTGTTTGCACGTGTCAGCTGTTATACagattgtaaaaatgtttttaaagtttcttttaatttctttattttttattttttatgttttacgtctttaaaaattaagatttaatTTAGATTGTTTTATATATAGCCCACATTTAGATGAAAACAGCGAAGAAATATGGTATCAggttatatacaaatatatagccTACAAATATGCTTTTGTCaacatatactttttaaaaacaaatgtaatcatAATTTACGAATACCTACGTGAGcacatataatgtaaatgtagctACTGCCCCAACAGTAACGCGTTACAAATTAAACAtcgaaaacaaatatatatatagactagaagcctatatgaaaataaattcacGTACAATCTCAATAACTCTCACCTGTCTCCATCATAATTTTATCGGGGCGCTGTGAGGTTTCTCAGTTCttcagttttgttttctgttccAGCAGAACTCATACACCACGTTCATTATATCAAAGGAAGAAAGAAGATTTAAAAAGCTAAGTAGACATATGTATGGTCAATCTCACGCACCTCTATTCATACCCTTCACATGGCTTCGCTTGTGAAGCCTTCATCATTtggttaaatgcaaataaatggctTGGAGACGTTTCTTGATAATTTGCATCTACTGTAGACCAGGGTACACTATTGAAGCTgcactgttgaaaaaaatatgGAGAGTGTGACAGCCCTATTAAAAGCTGAGTATGACTGCGAGGAAAATGAGGAAGAAAAAAGAGGAAGGTCATTTTTCCTACAGTACCACATTAAAATGAAGACAAGTGAAAATATCTAAAATCCAAAATCTCTGCTCTCGggggattttttttcttaaacaaggAGGCCCCGTGTCAAAAACTTTCCTTTCGGGGGAAATTAGGAGGGATATGGGGTACCCTGGTGGATATGCTATGTAAATACTGGTTTAAAACCCAGGAATGGATTATTCTGCTTGTCACCACTGGATAATAAtagctaaaaaaaatttaagaacgAAGTTTGTTTCATTAACATTTTACGTTAAACCAAAGTTATAGTCTAAAGGAAGggttaatcaaataataaaaaaagttttgttacCGTGTATCAGAAAGGCAATGATGTCCCAGAGGGACTGTAGCCTATCTGTAAGAATTGACTTTATACGGCCTAATCTAAAAGTTGTCATGAGGATGTTAAACATTGTGGTTCATTTAGAAATGAGCTTTTTATGAAACATCTAGGCCTAGAAACATCCTTGGTGTTTAATGGTGTTTAGAATAGCAAAAGGAaacctagattttttttctttcttttcttatgCAACGAAATCGAAAGTAGAAAGTTACCGGTGGCAAAGAAGATCCTGAAGGAGGTGAGCAAATATGAgtagattttaaaaataaaacatcgtTTTAGTGGGTGTAggctatatattaatttaatcttCATATTCAATCTTAGAATGGAGAGAGGGGTGTCTTTCTTTGGATGGAAAGCTGTTAAAGACGGCAGTAAATCTCTGTCCGAGAACCAGGAACCGGAGGCAGGCCGTGTATATACAATGTTCCACGGCACACATTTGACAAACGCCAAAACCATCATTGATAAAGGATTTAAACCCTCCAAAGATGGAATGCTGGGCCCCGGGGTTTATGTCAGTCGTAACATTGATAAAGCCAAATGTTACCCGCCTAATACTGACAAGAAGGACAAAGTCGTTTTCAAACTGAGGGTTCGTGTGGGGAAAGTGAAGAAAATAGACTGTGACAATCATCCTCTCCAGAAATCGTGGCACCTCAACGGGTACGACTGCGCGTGGGTTCCACCAAACAGCAACATCTCCTCCATCAAGTCTGGTCGCGAGGAGGACTGCGTGTGGGACCCCAAGCGCATCAGCGTGGTTGACGTGGCGTGCTGTGTGGATGACGCTAAACGCCGGGAGCTTCGACGGATGATTCGCAAAAAGACGAAAACCGAAGGCTGCGATCTGTGCAAACTCGACGCTTGTGATGGCCACGATGTTCAGCCGTGCTGGGAGTGCCAGGAGGACATCTGCCCTTTTCAGGGAGAACACGTGTGCAAAGGCAGAAGGTTTAGAGAAAGAGACACAATGTAACTCTTACCCTGTATCTGTTAGATCATGAACATGAAAAGGTCCCCATACCTCCGTGTTTCTGATATCTGTGTTAATGTGTATATTTTTGTAgcctatttaatttaaatgctacCTGTGCCATTTATCTCTCTGTGGTTTGTAATCGTGTAAATTGTAagtaaatatcaataaaaaatagttGTTTCACATTATGTAATTATAGGCTAATGTTATTATGATGAATTGATCTGTTGAATTGTTGAATTTATTGTCTctggtgtttatttattaatttatttttttctgtggtatCACTTTAATCACTCAAAATCTCAAATACTTTGTTgtccattaaaaaaagaagaaaaaactgacTTAGAGGCATTAAAGGAATAGCCCAATTCAAACTACATTTTAATCTTAAAACTACATATAGTAGGCTACATTAGGCCtgcatgctttatttttattgcatttaggattttaaacatttttaataatcttaCATTCTTGTTATTATACtttacagttaatttttttttacccggTTCTGGCAATGAAATAGGATATCAATAATACTAGCAATTTGTCTACAGATATTTAGTAGGctatttcaaatttaaaatggcttttttagGCCAACcttaaattttaagtttaaattaacTAAATTTTGTCCCTTTTTGAAggagatttgaaaaaaaaaatacataggcTATAAAACTCCTCActtactgtttttattgattgTCATTTATCACCTATAGAACGGGAAAAAAGCTTTGTTTTTGGCCCTGGAACTTCAGAAAGGACTATTGTTGTTGAACTTCACATCAGCTGCAGTAGAGGGCGTTGTTCAGTCGGGGTTTAACGATTCAAATCTTGTCTGTTGTGGACAGTTTGTTAGATCATAATCTGATTAGAGTTAAATAGATTAGACAGACTACAAACGTCGATAGAAACGACAAGAGATGCGAACAccatttaaatgataatatttgTATACTGACCATCTCAAAGACAGCTTTTAGGTCGTGTCTATCTGACGATGTGAAGTGAAGAATATTGTTTTAGTCTTGGATTGTGTAATGCTCGTAAGGAACTGTTATTGCTCATTTGCTAACTTACTACCTCACTGAAACAGTAAGTTTTCTCTCAAAacaatttttcttttctattgGTGAGTATATCAGACTTAAATATGATAATACTCTAGTTAATGgcaaaacaaggaatttaaattattcaataataggctatttaattattttgaatgattatattttatacagATTACGATCTGCCACATGAGATATTTAATCAAGagattaaaactaaatataaatgataacCTGATCTTGCTTGTCCTTCATGTTTAGATGTTAACATTTTGTATCttattttgtaatacattttacgTGCTCTCATGttacatttaattgaattattataattGATTTATTCGACAGTCCATCCCTTTCCAGTTTAAGATCTCAGATGTGACAAAATGCCTGGTGCTGTCAATCCAAATCCTTGGAGTTTCTCTGAGTTAATGGGGCAGAGGAGCATTCTTGGAGTTGTAGTTTTGATTGCATGGTTAGTCCTGTTCCATCTTCTGGTGAATGTATGGCTGCTGTGCATCTTCACCAGTCTGTTGGTCGTGCTGGGTGGATGGCTGGGATCTCGTGTCGCTTTGGATGCCAACAGCCTCCTTCATTTGGAGCACTTTCTTCCACTCCGTCAGTCCCCTGAAGTTCACGCTACCTCAGAGAGTGAACAAAGACTGGATTGGGAGATTCAGAGTGCTGTTGACAAGGCTTTGCGGGACTTTGTGTCATCCTGGTACTGCAGTTCTCTTTCTAAAGGAgggaatgagtttgaatgggagGTGAGGGATGCCATGCTGGAGGCGGCCGCTGAACTGAAGAGGAGGGCAAAGCAGGTGGACCGGAAAGCGCTGGCACAGAGGGTTCTAGAGCTTTGCGGATGCCATCTGCAGAGCTTTAGCCAAGCCAAGGAACTCCAACGCACACTGCAAGAAGAGTCTGACCAAACCTTTTCAAGCTCACAAAAACTATGGAGATTGTACAGTAGAGCTGATTTGCCTCACCCAGCCCTGACTGGCCCTGCTAACCAGCTCTGCTACACCAGAGCACTGGTAGATCTCCTCATGCACGTCCTTATTCCCAAATCTCACTTGGAAACAAGAACAGGCCGGTACATGGTGGGAGAGCTCATCACCTGCAATGTTGTTCTGCCCCTCGTGGCAAGAATATCCAATCCAGATTGGTTAAACCAGGCCATTGTAGATGTGTTCACCCAATCCACTGACAAAGAAGCACCAAGCCCACAGCAAACACCTCCAGAAGACGAAGAAGAATCTGTTGGCAGCTTCTGGGATTGTGACTGCCCAGTTACTGTCAACTGTCCTGAAACCTCCAGCATGCAGACAGCTTGGTCTGAATCCACAGCCCCACTTCATGATTCATCTGAAACAAGTTTCCAGAGTCAGTGGTCCTCTGATGAAAATGTACAAGGGACGAGAAGTTCCAGTATTCTTTTTCCAGAAAGAATGACCCAAAGTACAGCCGAACTGCTCAGATCTCCTTACCGCAGCAGCCGCCTCTATAGACACAGTGACTACGACCTGGATTCCCCCTCTTCAGATGAGAGAAAGATATCTAGTGAGTCTTTGAAACGAACAGACTCAGATGATGAGAACTTCTGCGACTGCATGTCTCCTTCAGACTTTTGTGGCTTGGTTTGTCTGGAGGAAGACACGTTGGGTCTTTTGGGAAAGTGTTTCAGGCAAAATGTGTTCATTTCAGAGCCCCCATCACTGGAGAGTACAGTGGAA includes the following:
- the gig2o gene encoding grass carp reovirus (GCRV)-induced gene 2o, yielding MERGVSFFGWKAVKDGSKSLSENQEPEAGRVYTMFHGTHLTNAKTIIDKGFKPSKDGMLGPGVYVSRNIDKAKCYPPNTDKKDKVVFKLRVRVGKVKKIDCDNHPLQKSWHLNGYDCAWVPPNSNISSIKSGREEDCVWDPKRISVVDVACCVDDAKRRELRRMIRKKTKTEGCDLCKLDACDGHDVQPCWECQEDICPFQGEHVCKGRRFRERDTM
- the pou2af2 gene encoding POU domain class 2-associating factor 2 encodes the protein MMETEYSKRVYQGVRVKHTVKDLLAEKRLRQTNAPRFSTSSSSSQPAFVPMPGSHMLPGYYSMRRSFLPDSELCHPMKQYSPDTYSSALGSKAFSYDHPSTYPSFIDSYYTPDSYGDYRGPTSYTTSGGSLFPPSALPTLLPSLSGETSSHLHLRDPWDQPSEEPVGQSEVICPEGSAPVEDSPSLGGPDSGNSSPYRLSSGRSGSSIPSSSQAYTLQPLEDVPYPAASYTSASSYSCPPYMTTPGDLAVVKMTPVTAEEASGGVVSLSDTTSWAKDDGTGPWLSYETRRAF